From the genome of Duffyella gerundensis, one region includes:
- a CDS encoding helix-turn-helix domain-containing protein, which yields MKTTLAERLTQAMTARNFSQGALAKASGVAQPTIWRLANGQAKGSTKLVDIANALSVNIDWLANGVGEMDAGGKMSYPHPPANSMQPGGVFSVSIWDQDGRTGQEVYVPDVVKSNDCRAYVLPRNSGCAEAPAGTIVVIDTGEKPGNGDLVYAKVNSSYSIYRFLDGGESGFLAVDDPRVPLLDISSSAELIGVAVFLLRDLKRRK from the coding sequence ATGAAAACAACTCTTGCTGAACGGCTCACGCAGGCCATGACTGCGCGTAATTTCTCTCAGGGTGCTTTAGCTAAAGCGTCTGGCGTTGCTCAACCTACTATCTGGCGACTTGCGAACGGACAGGCGAAGGGCTCAACCAAGCTGGTAGATATCGCTAATGCTTTGTCAGTCAATATTGACTGGCTTGCAAATGGCGTTGGGGAAATGGACGCTGGCGGAAAGATGAGTTACCCACATCCTCCAGCAAACAGCATGCAGCCAGGCGGCGTATTTTCTGTCAGCATCTGGGATCAGGATGGCAGGACTGGACAAGAAGTGTATGTTCCTGACGTTGTTAAGAGCAACGACTGCAGGGCTTACGTCCTGCCAAGAAACAGCGGATGCGCAGAAGCACCAGCGGGAACCATCGTGGTTATCGATACCGGTGAAAAGCCCGGGAATGGCGATCTGGTCTATGCGAAAGTCAATTCATCATATTCAATTTATCGCTTTTTGGATGGCGGAGAATCTGGATTTCTTGCAGTAGATGATCCACGCGTTCCCTTGCTGGATATCTCATCCTCTGCCGAACTCATCGGCGTTGCTGTTTTTCTTCTTCGCGATTTAAAACGTAGAAAATAG
- the fliJ gene encoding flagellar export protein FliJ: protein MASGSAIDTLRDLAQQELEKAAIHLGDMRRGQKQADEQLTMLMDYQDEYRNKLNTDMSGGIANNRWSNYHQFIQTLEKAIDQHRSQLLQWNQKLEKALSHWREKQQRLHAYETLISRAEVQHLQQENRLDQKRMDEFAQRAALRKGE from the coding sequence ATGGCATCAGGTAGTGCAATTGACACCCTGCGCGATCTGGCACAGCAGGAGCTGGAAAAAGCGGCGATTCATCTCGGTGATATGCGCCGTGGCCAGAAGCAGGCGGATGAACAGCTCACCATGCTGATGGATTATCAGGATGAGTATCGCAACAAACTGAATACCGATATGTCCGGCGGCATCGCCAACAACCGCTGGAGCAACTACCACCAGTTTATTCAGACGCTGGAAAAAGCGATCGATCAGCATCGCAGCCAGCTCCTGCAGTGGAATCAGAAGCTGGAAAAAGCGCTGAGCCACTGGCGCGAAAAACAGCAGCGGCTGCATGCCTACGAAACGCTGATCTCGCGCGCAGAAGTACAACACCTACAACAAGAAAACCGTCTCGATCAGAAACGGATGGATGAATTTGCCCAACGGGCCGCACTGAGGAAAGGCGAATGA
- the fliL gene encoding flagellar basal body-associated protein FliL, whose product MADNAKAKSGKRKILIPVLLVLTLAACSVAGYAVWRMMNKTDGHDKAAAAKVEPPAAPVFFALDTFTVNLVNPDNDPDRVLYVGFTLRLPDEATRVRMNDYLPEVRSRLLLLLSRQNAQGLAVEQGKQELVKQIVQVLAPPLVKGQPPQVVSDVLFTAFILR is encoded by the coding sequence ATGGCTGACAACGCAAAAGCTAAAAGTGGCAAACGTAAAATCTTAATCCCGGTGTTGCTGGTATTGACGCTGGCCGCTTGTAGTGTGGCAGGCTATGCAGTCTGGCGAATGATGAATAAAACCGACGGTCATGACAAAGCGGCAGCCGCGAAAGTGGAACCGCCAGCGGCACCGGTATTTTTTGCACTTGATACATTTACGGTTAACCTGGTCAATCCCGATAACGATCCCGATCGCGTGCTGTATGTGGGTTTCACCCTGCGTCTGCCCGATGAAGCGACCCGTGTTCGGATGAATGATTATTTGCCTGAGGTGCGTAGCCGTCTGCTGCTGCTGCTCTCTCGTCAGAACGCACAAGGTCTGGCGGTTGAGCAAGGTAAGCAAGAACTGGTCAAACAGATCGTTCAGGTGCTGGCGCCTCCGCTGGTGAAAGGTCAACCTCCGCAGGTAGTAAGCGATGTGCTGTTTACTGCCTTCATTTTGAGGTGA
- the fliG gene encoding flagellar motor switch protein FliG — MSLTGTEKSAILMMTVGEERAAEVFKHLSAREVQHLSAAMANMQQISHKQLTEVLREFEIDAEQFAALSLNSNDYLRSVLVKALGEERAATLLEDILETRETTTGMETLNFMEPQSAADLIRDEHPQIIATILVHLKRSQAADILAQFDDRLRHDVMLRIATFGGVQPAALAELTEVLNSLLDGQNLKRAKMGGVRTAAEIINLMKTNQEEAVMQAVREFDGELAQKIIDEMFLFENLVDVDDRSIQRLLQEVESEQLLVALKGAEQPLREKFLKNMSNRAADILRDDLANRGPVRMSAVEGEQKAILLVVRRLAESGEMVIGSSEETYV, encoded by the coding sequence ATGAGTCTGACCGGAACCGAAAAAAGCGCCATCCTGATGATGACCGTTGGTGAAGAGCGCGCGGCTGAGGTGTTCAAGCACCTCAGCGCCCGCGAAGTCCAGCACCTCAGTGCGGCGATGGCCAACATGCAGCAGATTTCACACAAGCAGCTGACCGAAGTGCTGCGCGAGTTTGAGATCGATGCCGAGCAGTTTGCGGCGCTGAGCCTCAACTCCAACGATTACCTGCGTTCAGTGCTGGTCAAGGCGCTGGGCGAAGAGCGCGCAGCGACGCTGCTGGAAGATATCCTCGAGACGCGCGAAACCACCACCGGTATGGAAACGCTGAACTTCATGGAGCCGCAGAGCGCGGCCGACCTGATCCGCGACGAGCATCCGCAGATCATCGCCACCATTCTGGTGCACCTGAAGCGTTCTCAGGCGGCCGACATTCTGGCGCAGTTCGACGATCGCCTGCGTCACGATGTGATGCTGCGTATCGCCACCTTTGGCGGCGTCCAGCCAGCCGCGCTGGCCGAGCTGACCGAAGTGCTCAACTCGCTGCTTGATGGTCAGAACCTCAAGCGGGCGAAGATGGGCGGCGTGAGAACCGCAGCGGAGATCATCAACCTGATGAAAACCAACCAGGAAGAAGCGGTTATGCAGGCAGTGCGCGAGTTCGACGGCGAACTGGCACAGAAAATCATCGACGAGATGTTCCTGTTCGAAAACCTGGTGGATGTCGACGACCGCAGTATCCAGCGCCTGTTGCAGGAAGTGGAATCGGAGCAGTTGCTGGTCGCCCTGAAAGGCGCCGAGCAGCCGCTGCGCGAGAAGTTCCTCAAGAACATGTCGAACCGTGCGGCCGATATTCTGCGCGACGACCTTGCCAACCGTGGTCCGGTACGTATGTCTGCGGTAGAAGGCGAACAGAAAGCGATCCTGCTGGTCGTGCGTCGCCTGGCAGAGAGTGGCGAAATGGTAATTGGTAGCAGTGAGGAAACCTATGTCTGA
- the fliE gene encoding flagellar hook-basal body complex protein FliE yields MAIQGIESMIQQLQQTALQAGNQSSKANEGHADFAAEMRSALDKISETQTSARQQAQDFELGKPGIALNDVMVDLQKSSISMQMGIQVRNKLVSAYSDIMNMQL; encoded by the coding sequence ATGGCGATTCAGGGCATCGAAAGTATGATTCAACAGCTGCAGCAAACCGCGCTGCAGGCGGGCAATCAGAGCAGTAAAGCGAATGAAGGCCATGCCGACTTCGCCGCAGAAATGCGTTCAGCGCTGGATAAAATCAGCGAGACACAAACCAGCGCACGTCAGCAGGCGCAGGATTTTGAATTAGGTAAGCCGGGCATCGCGCTAAATGATGTGATGGTCGATCTGCAAAAGTCTTCTATCTCTATGCAGATGGGCATTCAGGTGCGTAACAAGCTGGTCAGCGCCTACAGCGACATTATGAATATGCAGCTGTAA
- the fliI gene encoding flagellar protein export ATPase FliI, whose product MTSSRLSRWLGALDAFEKRIPEVPNVRRYGRLVRATGLVLEATGLQLPLGATCVIERNDGRGVTEVESEVVGFNGQRLFLMPLEEVEGILPGARVFARVSGDNAQSGKQLPLGPELLGRVLDGQARPLDGLPAPDTGYRAPLITPPFNPLQRTPITDVLDTGVRAINALLTVGRGQRMGLFAGSGVGKSVLLGMMARYTKADVIVVGLIGERGREVKDFIENILGTEGRARAVVIAAPADVSPLLRMQGAAYATRIAEDFRDRGQHVLLIMDSLTRYAMAQREIALAIGEPPATKGYPPSVFAKLPALVERAGNGIDGGGSITAFYTVLTEGDDQQDPIADSARAILDGHVVLSRRLAEAGHYPAIDIEASISRAMTSLIDETHYARVRQFKQLLSSFQRNRDLVSVGAYAHGSDPQLDKAIKLYPELESFLQQGIFERSSYDDACLHLQAIFG is encoded by the coding sequence ATGACTTCATCACGTCTTTCCCGCTGGTTGGGTGCGCTCGACGCGTTTGAAAAACGTATTCCCGAAGTGCCGAACGTGCGCCGTTATGGACGGCTGGTGCGCGCTACCGGCCTGGTGCTGGAGGCAACCGGTCTGCAGCTGCCGCTCGGCGCCACCTGCGTGATTGAACGTAATGATGGCCGCGGCGTGACCGAAGTAGAAAGCGAAGTGGTGGGTTTTAATGGCCAGCGGCTGTTTCTGATGCCGCTGGAAGAAGTGGAAGGTATTTTGCCCGGCGCGCGCGTGTTTGCTCGCGTCAGCGGTGATAACGCGCAAAGCGGCAAACAGCTGCCGCTGGGTCCGGAACTGCTGGGCCGCGTGCTTGATGGCCAGGCGCGTCCGCTGGATGGTTTGCCCGCGCCCGATACCGGCTACCGCGCTCCGCTGATCACGCCACCTTTTAACCCGTTGCAACGTACGCCAATCACCGATGTGCTCGACACCGGCGTACGGGCGATCAACGCCCTGCTCACCGTCGGTCGCGGTCAGCGTATGGGTTTATTTGCCGGTTCCGGCGTTGGCAAAAGCGTACTGCTCGGCATGATGGCGCGCTACACCAAAGCGGACGTCATTGTGGTCGGGCTGATTGGCGAACGTGGGCGCGAAGTAAAAGACTTTATTGAAAATATTCTCGGCACCGAAGGCCGCGCCCGCGCGGTGGTCATCGCCGCCCCGGCTGACGTCTCGCCGCTGCTGCGTATGCAGGGTGCCGCCTACGCCACGCGCATCGCCGAAGATTTTCGTGACCGTGGCCAGCACGTGCTGCTGATCATGGATTCCCTGACCCGTTATGCCATGGCACAGCGTGAAATCGCCCTCGCTATCGGCGAACCACCGGCCACCAAAGGCTATCCGCCTTCAGTATTTGCCAAGCTGCCAGCGCTGGTGGAACGCGCCGGTAACGGCATTGACGGCGGCGGTTCCATCACCGCGTTTTATACCGTATTAACCGAAGGCGATGACCAGCAGGATCCCATCGCCGACTCCGCGCGTGCCATCCTCGATGGTCACGTGGTGTTGTCGCGCCGCCTGGCGGAAGCGGGCCATTATCCGGCGATTGATATCGAAGCCTCGATTAGCCGTGCAATGACCTCGCTAATCGACGAAACACATTACGCCCGCGTGAGGCAATTTAAACAACTGCTTTCCAGCTTTCAGCGCAACCGCGATTTGGTCAGCGTCGGCGCCTATGCGCATGGCAGCGATCCGCAGCTGGATAAAGCGATAAAGCTCTACCCGGAACTTGAATCGTTCCTGCAGCAGGGCATTTTTGAACGCAGCAGCTATGACGATGCCTGCCTGCACTTGCAGGCGATCTTCGGCTGA
- the fliO gene encoding flagellar biosynthetic protein FliO: MKSQTQQVESIGAPAMSPGSVLTQVSGVLALIVMLILVCAWLARRTGFAPKRGNLRGLNVSASVTVGQRERVVIVDIEDARLVLGVTAQQITHLHTLPPREPQADAPDAPAPADFRQILHTLIKRPGKPQ, from the coding sequence ATGAAAAGCCAAACCCAGCAGGTAGAGAGTATCGGCGCGCCGGCGATGTCGCCCGGCTCGGTACTGACCCAGGTCAGCGGCGTACTGGCGCTGATTGTGATGTTGATTCTCGTCTGCGCGTGGCTGGCTCGTCGTACCGGTTTTGCGCCGAAACGCGGCAACCTGCGCGGACTGAACGTCAGCGCCAGCGTGACCGTCGGCCAGCGCGAACGCGTGGTGATTGTTGATATAGAGGACGCGCGGCTGGTGCTGGGCGTCACTGCTCAGCAGATTACCCATCTGCATACCCTGCCACCGCGTGAACCCCAGGCCGATGCGCCTGATGCGCCCGCCCCGGCAGATTTCCGTCAGATTCTTCACACGTTAATTAAACGTCCCGGTAAACCGCAATGA
- a CDS encoding flagellar hook-length control protein FliK, translating into MITLPLLATGVKAGAHAGKADASGLTDALTGDGTGALPEGFVTLLGNRLLALAQSGAENGKAAIKAAPADEKATPVGELSALLSSLEQPGSLSTLLQPENAKGAVKSADDKEKQPLEALSDSDKQTLQALFAMLPQAAPIVPAAQQVTQATSSDLSVLSGGGKSGGNNALLSALLGKASASGETDDDGVTTPGSLLTSAGASTSGTTTASSAAAGAMGLQAGSSNSNAQQLDASFQQMLGGALKESIKDQNDNSAAVTLTSASSVAMAPTASATTSTPMTPQLNSQLGSPEWQQALSQQVLMFSRNGQQHAELRLHPEDLGSIQISLKIDNDQAQMSMVSGHSQVRAALEAAMPQLRTALADSGINLGQSDVSGETLPQNQGFTGQQENRRDAQSGMFSLGQDDEHEITPIAVPAALQARANGSGSVDIFA; encoded by the coding sequence ATGATTACGTTGCCCCTGCTTGCCACCGGTGTCAAAGCTGGCGCTCATGCCGGCAAAGCCGATGCCAGCGGATTGACCGATGCCCTGACCGGCGACGGTACCGGCGCACTGCCGGAAGGATTTGTCACGCTGCTGGGCAATCGCCTGCTGGCGCTGGCGCAGAGCGGTGCCGAAAACGGCAAAGCGGCGATTAAAGCTGCGCCCGCCGATGAGAAAGCGACGCCGGTTGGCGAGCTGAGCGCCCTGCTCTCCTCGCTGGAGCAGCCGGGCAGCTTAAGCACATTGTTGCAGCCGGAAAATGCTAAAGGCGCGGTGAAATCCGCCGATGATAAAGAGAAGCAGCCGCTGGAAGCGCTGTCCGACAGCGACAAGCAGACCTTGCAGGCGCTGTTCGCCATGCTGCCGCAGGCGGCACCGATCGTGCCCGCTGCGCAGCAGGTCACGCAGGCCACCAGCAGCGATCTGTCTGTGCTTTCTGGCGGCGGTAAAAGCGGCGGCAATAATGCGCTGCTGAGCGCGCTGCTGGGCAAGGCTTCCGCTAGCGGTGAAACCGATGACGATGGCGTCACCACGCCAGGCAGCCTGCTGACCAGCGCGGGCGCCAGCACGTCCGGCACCACGACGGCGTCGAGCGCTGCCGCTGGCGCGATGGGTTTGCAGGCAGGTAGCAGTAACAGCAACGCGCAGCAGCTGGACGCCAGCTTCCAGCAGATGCTGGGCGGCGCGTTAAAAGAGAGCATCAAAGATCAGAATGACAACAGCGCTGCGGTGACGCTGACCAGCGCCAGCAGTGTGGCGATGGCACCCACCGCGTCGGCCACCACCAGCACACCGATGACGCCGCAGCTCAATTCACAGCTCGGCAGCCCGGAATGGCAGCAGGCGCTGAGCCAACAGGTGTTGATGTTCAGCCGCAACGGTCAGCAACACGCTGAGCTGCGTCTGCATCCGGAAGATCTGGGTTCAATTCAGATCAGCCTGAAAATCGACAACGATCAGGCGCAAATGAGCATGGTGTCGGGTCACAGCCAGGTGCGTGCCGCGCTGGAAGCGGCAATGCCGCAGCTGAGAACCGCCCTGGCGGACAGCGGAATCAACCTGGGCCAGAGCGACGTCAGCGGTGAAACACTGCCACAGAATCAAGGCTTTACTGGCCAGCAGGAGAACCGCCGTGATGCACAAAGCGGGATGTTCAGCCTCGGCCAGGATGATGAACACGAGATAACGCCTATTGCCGTCCCGGCAGCCCTCCAGGCGCGCGCGAACGGCAGCGGCTCTGTCGATATTTTTGCCTGA
- the fliM gene encoding flagellar motor switch protein FliM produces MGDSILSQAEIDALLNGDSDSAEDESKSTVGESNIRPYDPNTQRRVVRERLQALEIINERFARQFRMGLFNLLRRSPDISVGAIKIQPYHEFARNLPVPTNLNLIHLKPLRGTALFVFSPSLVFIAVDNLFGGDGRFPTKVEGREFTHTEQRVIRRMLKLALEGYSDAWKAIYPLDVEYVRSEMQVKFTNITTSPNDIVVTTPFQVEIGNLVGEFNICIPFSMIEPLRELLVNPPLENSRQEDRHWRDTLVKQVQHSELELIANFADVSLRLSRILQLKPGDVLPIDKPDRIIAHVDGVPVLTSQYGTINGQYALRVEHLINPILNSLNEEQPDE; encoded by the coding sequence ATGGGCGATAGCATTCTTTCCCAGGCTGAAATCGATGCGCTGCTAAATGGCGACAGCGACAGCGCGGAAGATGAGAGTAAAAGTACGGTTGGTGAGAGCAACATTCGCCCTTACGACCCGAATACCCAGCGTCGCGTGGTGCGCGAGCGTTTACAGGCGCTGGAAATCATTAATGAACGTTTTGCCCGTCAGTTTCGTATGGGCCTGTTTAACCTGCTGCGCCGCAGTCCGGATATCAGCGTCGGGGCGATCAAGATTCAGCCGTACCATGAGTTTGCCCGCAACCTGCCGGTGCCGACCAACCTGAACCTGATCCACCTGAAACCGCTGCGCGGCACCGCTCTGTTTGTGTTTTCACCAAGCCTGGTGTTCATTGCGGTGGACAACCTGTTTGGCGGTGACGGTCGTTTCCCGACCAAAGTGGAAGGCCGTGAGTTTACTCATACTGAGCAGCGTGTGATCCGCCGCATGCTTAAGCTGGCGCTGGAAGGCTACAGTGATGCATGGAAAGCGATTTACCCGCTCGACGTAGAGTATGTGCGTTCCGAGATGCAGGTGAAGTTCACCAACATCACCACTTCACCGAACGACATCGTGGTCACCACGCCGTTCCAGGTGGAGATTGGTAACCTGGTCGGTGAGTTCAACATCTGTATTCCGTTTTCGATGATTGAACCGCTGCGTGAACTGCTGGTTAACCCGCCGCTGGAGAACTCGCGGCAGGAAGACCGTCACTGGCGTGACACGCTGGTGAAGCAGGTTCAGCATTCAGAGCTGGAGTTGATCGCTAACTTCGCCGATGTCTCGCTGCGCCTGTCACGGATTTTGCAGCTGAAGCCTGGTGATGTATTACCGATAGACAAACCAGACAGAATTATTGCGCACGTCGACGGTGTGCCGGTGCTGACCAGCCAGTATGGCACCATCAATGGCCAGTACGCCTTGCGTGTCGAGCATTTGATTAACCCAATTTTGAATTCGCTTAATGAGGAACAGCCCGATGAGTGA
- the fliH gene encoding flagellar assembly protein FliH gives MSDAFSARPWQPWLPQDLGRSDEPTFEEIVLPEGVPEDQVDEQQQMLERLQMQVRTEAQGKGYSEGHQQGLSEGQRAGYDAGFQQGLLEAQQQQAPLQARMQQMVTEFQHTLEALDSVIAARLMQMALAAARQVIGQATQIDGSALLKQIQNMLQQEPMFSGKPQLRVHPDDLPRIEQTLGVTLDMHGWRLLADSTLHPGGCKVTAEDGDLDASVATRWHELCRLAAPGEL, from the coding sequence ATGTCTGATGCCTTTTCAGCCCGCCCATGGCAACCCTGGCTGCCGCAGGATTTAGGCCGCAGCGATGAGCCAACGTTTGAAGAGATTGTACTGCCGGAAGGCGTGCCGGAAGATCAGGTTGATGAACAGCAGCAGATGCTGGAGCGCCTGCAGATGCAGGTGCGCACCGAAGCGCAGGGCAAAGGTTACAGCGAAGGCCATCAACAGGGTCTGAGTGAAGGTCAGCGTGCAGGTTACGACGCCGGGTTTCAACAGGGTCTGCTGGAAGCCCAGCAGCAACAGGCGCCATTGCAGGCGCGCATGCAGCAGATGGTGACCGAATTCCAGCACACGCTGGAAGCGCTCGACAGCGTGATCGCCGCTCGCCTGATGCAGATGGCCTTAGCCGCCGCGCGTCAGGTGATTGGTCAGGCCACGCAGATTGATGGCTCCGCGCTGCTGAAGCAGATTCAGAACATGCTGCAGCAGGAGCCGATGTTCAGCGGTAAACCGCAGCTGCGGGTGCACCCGGACGATCTGCCGCGCATCGAGCAGACGCTGGGCGTGACGCTGGATATGCACGGCTGGCGCCTGCTGGCCGACAGCACGCTGCATCCGGGCGGATGCAAAGTCACCGCTGAAGATGGCGATCTTGACGCCAGCGTCGCCACACGCTGGCACGAACTCTGCCGCCTTGCCGCGCCAGGAGAACTGTAA
- the fliF gene encoding flagellar basal-body MS-ring/collar protein FliF, whose amino-acid sequence MNATATQDSEQKKGLGDLLARLRANPRIPLIIAAAAAIAVVIAMVLWAKSPAYSVLYNNLSDEDGGAIVTQLTQMNIPYRFAEQGALMVPEANVHELRLRLAQQGLPKGGSVGFELLDKEKFGISQFSEQINYQRALEGELARTIETLGPVKNVRVHLAMPKPTLFVREQKAPSASVTLNLQPGRALDEGQISAIVHMVSSSVAGLPPGNVTVVDQTGRLLTRSDSEGRDLNDAQLKYASEVESRYQQRIEAILNPIVGMGNVHAQVTAQINFDAREQTDEQYKPNGSPENSAIRSRQSSNSEQIGSPYPGGVPGALSNQPAPANSAPLTTPAANTAQNGQAGQNGNAANNANANAGTSASTTARAAGPSNTRQDNTTNYELDRTIRHTKMNVGDVQRLSVAVVVNYRADEKGKAIALTEAQLKQIDDLTREAIGFSTNRGDSVNVVNSQFSAEDNSIAELPFWQQQAFFDQMMNAGRWLLVALVAFILYRKLVRPQLKKKQLQEQAVSDATAARSEQKQDGEAYSVTLSKDEQDQERKSQQRMSAEVMSQRIRDMSENDPRVVALVIRQWMSNEL is encoded by the coding sequence ATGAATGCTACCGCAACACAGGATTCCGAACAAAAGAAGGGCTTAGGTGACCTGTTAGCACGTCTGCGCGCTAATCCCCGTATTCCATTGATCATCGCCGCCGCAGCTGCCATCGCAGTTGTGATCGCTATGGTGTTATGGGCTAAGTCACCTGCTTACAGCGTCCTTTATAACAACCTCTCCGATGAGGATGGCGGCGCCATTGTCACCCAGCTGACACAGATGAACATTCCTTACCGCTTTGCTGAGCAAGGCGCGCTAATGGTGCCAGAGGCAAATGTTCACGAGCTGCGTCTGCGCCTTGCGCAGCAGGGTCTGCCTAAAGGCGGATCGGTCGGCTTTGAGCTGCTGGATAAAGAGAAGTTTGGTATCAGCCAGTTCAGCGAGCAGATTAACTACCAGCGTGCGCTGGAAGGGGAACTCGCTCGTACCATCGAAACGCTGGGCCCGGTTAAGAACGTGCGCGTTCACCTGGCGATGCCAAAACCGACCCTGTTTGTGCGCGAACAGAAAGCGCCTTCAGCATCCGTGACGCTGAACCTACAGCCGGGTCGCGCCCTGGATGAAGGCCAGATCAGCGCCATCGTTCATATGGTTTCAAGCAGCGTTGCCGGCCTGCCGCCGGGTAACGTTACCGTGGTTGATCAGACCGGTCGTCTGTTAACCCGCTCCGATTCGGAAGGCCGCGATCTGAATGATGCGCAGCTGAAGTACGCCAGCGAAGTGGAAAGCCGCTATCAGCAGCGTATCGAAGCGATTCTGAATCCGATTGTTGGCATGGGCAACGTGCATGCGCAGGTCACCGCGCAGATTAACTTCGACGCCCGTGAGCAGACCGATGAGCAATATAAGCCGAACGGTTCGCCGGAAAACAGCGCCATCCGTTCACGTCAGAGCAGCAACAGCGAGCAGATTGGTAGCCCGTATCCAGGCGGCGTGCCGGGTGCACTCTCTAACCAGCCGGCGCCGGCAAACAGCGCCCCACTGACCACCCCAGCGGCGAACACCGCGCAAAATGGTCAGGCGGGTCAGAACGGTAATGCAGCGAATAACGCCAACGCGAACGCCGGTACCAGTGCCAGCACCACGGCACGTGCAGCGGGCCCGTCGAATACGCGTCAGGACAACACGACTAACTACGAGCTGGACCGGACGATTCGCCACACCAAAATGAACGTCGGTGATGTGCAGCGTCTGTCGGTGGCCGTGGTGGTGAACTACCGCGCCGATGAGAAAGGCAAGGCGATTGCGCTGACTGAAGCACAGCTGAAACAGATCGATGACCTGACCCGTGAAGCGATCGGTTTCTCTACCAACCGTGGCGACAGCGTGAATGTGGTGAACTCGCAGTTCAGCGCCGAAGACAACAGCATTGCTGAATTGCCGTTCTGGCAGCAGCAGGCCTTCTTCGACCAGATGATGAATGCCGGTCGCTGGCTGCTGGTGGCGCTGGTTGCCTTCATCCTCTACCGCAAGCTGGTGCGTCCGCAGCTGAAGAAGAAACAGCTGCAGGAACAGGCGGTCAGCGACGCCACTGCCGCACGCAGCGAGCAGAAACAAGATGGCGAGGCCTACTCGGTCACGCTGAGCAAAGATGAGCAGGATCAGGAACGTAAATCTCAGCAGCGCATGAGCGCCGAAGTGATGAGCCAGCGTATCCGCGATATGTCTGAGAACGATCCGCGCGTTGTAGCGCTGGTTATCCGCCAATGGATGAGTAACGAACTATGA
- the fliN gene encoding flagellar motor switch protein FliN yields the protein MSDSNKPSDDVSADDLWAEAMNEQISTPAASTDNVFKSLEAGELGGSLQDIDLIMDIPVKLTVELGRTKMTIKELLRLTQGSVVSLDGLAGEPLDILINGYLIAQGEVVVVADKYGVRITDIITPSERMRRLSR from the coding sequence ATGAGTGACAGTAATAAGCCGTCCGATGATGTCTCTGCGGACGATCTGTGGGCTGAGGCAATGAACGAGCAGATCAGCACGCCAGCTGCGTCGACTGACAACGTATTTAAGTCGCTGGAAGCGGGTGAGCTTGGCGGCTCGCTGCAGGATATCGACCTGATCATGGACATTCCCGTTAAGCTCACCGTTGAGCTGGGTCGTACCAAGATGACCATCAAAGAGCTGCTGCGCCTGACACAGGGTTCGGTGGTGTCGCTGGATGGCCTGGCGGGTGAGCCGCTGGATATCCTGATCAATGGTTACCTTATCGCCCAGGGCGAAGTGGTGGTCGTGGCGGATAAATACGGTGTTCGTATCACCGATATCATTACGCCTTCTGAACGCATGCGTCGTCTGAGCCGCTAA